The genomic stretch GACATACGGAGATGTTTTGGGCGTAATTGAACGTGATAACCAGACTCCTATAACATTACAGACTGGAGTTAGCAAGAACTACCAGAAAAGGACTTTACAAAAAAATGGGGCGACTTGAAATTACTATAGGTCAGTCCCTCTCACCaatttctgcttgttttgtttattttgccaGACGGCCAGTCCAATGCACTCTATTCAAGACCCTCTTGCTCTTCACCACTGTCCCCTCTGGCatccattcttttttctttatggctGTTGTAAATTCTCCTCATCTCTTCTTCGTACTTGATAAAATTTTCCCCAAACCGTGTCCATGCTTTGTACGGAACCGTGATGGTGTTACGGTAGGGCGGCCTCACCTCACTTACCTTCAGGAAAATGCCATACCTGTTGGATCCCACGTCAAAGTAGAAGCGCTTGTTGTCCACTCGGAAGGAGGTGCCTTCGGGGAGCTCCGGGGGCTCGTCGCCTCCCCCCTGGCGATCCTCAATGTCCCCTTCGCCGTATTCTTCAATCAGCTGGACCAAAGCATCCCTGAACTCAATCATCCCTTGTGCCGGAAGGACGATTGTCTGCTCCTGCCCCAAGCTGTGGCCAAAATAACCCATGATGCCAGGTCCCCTACTCATGGTTTGCCTAATCCGCAAGAAGCGCCCCCGCTGATTCTCCTTCAGGTCCAGGTAATACTTTCTGTTGTCCCTCTCGATGTACTCCGTTTTGAGGACGCTGTGAGGGTGCTCTTCAGAGCCGACAGACACCGGAGGCGAAGGCGGCGGGTGCTGCTGTCGCCTCCGGGGATGCTGCTCTTTGCCATTGCTGTGCTCGTGCCGGTGTCCGTGGCCGCTTTTCAGGCCCAGGTGGGCATAGTGCTCGATGAAGTCTCCCAGGCAGTCCTTCAGCTCGGCGGCCACGGACAAGGAGAGGGTCAGCTTGCTTTTTCTGATATTGTCCTGCCTGCCTCTTCCTATCCAGACCTCAGCGATCTTCAGGAAGCGGCCTCGGGAGCTCTGCTTCACATCCAGATAAAATCGCTTTTTCTGGATGTCCACCCTCTTGGAGGCCAGCTCCTGGATCTCCATGCAGCCCCCCTGGGAGGAGGCCGGGTAATGGTACTGCTGCTGGGACTGGGAATAAATGCTCCTGTGCAGGCCAGAGCCTCCCAggttccttcctcctcctcctcctcctcctcctctccctctttccatCTTTACCAATCAGCTGGAAATAATACATAACAGAGACACGGATGACAACATCAGCATCAGGGGCCTGCTCGGCTTCTCGGCAGCATCTCTGTTCGGCGCTGCTCTCCCTACAAAGATGCCTGCATCCCTCTCCACCGCCACGGCACGCAGCATCGCAGCAAAAGGATCCCGGgtgctcttcccctcccctgctctgGCTCCCGCCGGCCGGCTGACGTCCTCCCAGACAAGGGAGCCCTCCTTCCAGCAGCACACCAACCCCAGTGCCCTCGCCATCTGTCCCCTCCACCCCGgcagccctccctgccctgcacacCTCCCCAAGCCCCCCTGGCCCAAGCATCACAGCCTgcaccccagccctgtccccctGGCACTACAGACCgctccagctgccccagcaTCCGCTCCTCTGTGGCAGGGTGTGGGAGCCCCGGGAGGGTGGGTTGGGGTGCCCCCGTCGGGGTGGTCACCCAGCCCCCCCCAGGGCTCCAGCTCCCCGCTGCAAGGTCCTCCCCCACGCCGCTGCATTTCCCCTCTCTCAGCCGCCtctgcccttcctccccagggcactgggggggcactggggtccttcccagcactgcctccctgccccctgGTGCTCCAGTACGGCTCCCCGGTAACCCCAGAGCCCCAGTACTGCTCTTCCAGTGCCCCAATTCTCCTGCCCCAGTGTCCCCAGAGCtccacctccttcccccccagTACTGCCCCCTTGCTCTCCCACTGCCCCACAGTGCCCCAGTactgccctcctgcccccccagtgcctcaGCACTGCATCTCCTGCTCCAGTGCCCCCAGTAGTGCCCTCCTGCCGCCCCAGTGCCCCCATCACTGCGGCTCCcgccccagtgcccccagtacTGCCCCCCAGTGCCCGCAGCACTGCCCCCCATCACTGCATCTCCTGCCCCCAGTACTGCCCTCCTGCCGCCCCAGTGCCCTCATCACTGCATCTCCTGCCCCGGTGCCCCCAGTactgccctcctgccctcctaGTCTCACCAGcactgcccccctgccccccagtactgcccccccgtgcccccagtgccccccagcaccgcatcccctgccccaccgctgcacacacacacccctcctgccccgccgctccccccagCACTTCCCCTCGTCCGGTCACTCACCCCATAGCGCCCATCGCCGCCGTTGCCCttcagccgccgccgccgccgccgccgccgccgccgccgccaccgcccgcagccggcggccccgccgcccgcccccccgccgcgcAGAGCCACGGGCTGGCGCACCCCCGCCgcctgccccgccccgccccgccccgccccgccccgccggcccggcccggccccgcccggccgagtacggcggcggcggcggcggcggcggcgcggaggGAGCCCCGGCCCGCCGGAGGGTGCGcggcccgcccggccccgggacTACACTACCCACAatgccccgcggccgccgggccACCGCCCCATCGCGCATGCGCGTCACCTCGAGTaacctcccgccgccgccgccgccgccgctcggggcgggggggggagacggggcgggggaggcgggggggcgGAGCCGGTTGCCTCTGTGACGTATTAACAGCGCGCCGCGTCGCGCCGCCTAAGACGTGCGCAGCCGCCGGTAGCGCGGAGCGTGGGCTCGGGTGAGTGGCGGCCGTGGGCCCAGAGAGGAGCGGGTGTCCGGGATCGGGTGGGGGAGCGCGCGGAGCGGGCCGCCTCCGAGGGGGacgccggggcccgggccctCAGCGTGGCCGCCGggcccctcccgccccgcggTACCGGGAGGCGGCGTGGCGGCCTCCCCGTTCTCTGGCGAGAAGACGCCTCGCTGTGGGGCGGCAGCTGGCGGTGCCGCTGCTGCGGCGCGGCCCCCCTTTGCTGTAGCTCTTCTGCCGCTGTCCCTTCTCTGCGGCGACTGGGGCTCCCAGGAGCGGGGTGGCTCTAACTCAAGCGCCTGTTCGGGGCTCTTTTGGGCCTCTTTTAGTATTAAAATACTATTTGAAGTTGCTTTGGAGGGCGTCGTTGGTTatgctgctgcagaagtggATAGGtaaccaagagaaaaaaagtctgcCTAGCCTAGGTaatcaattaaaaagaaaaaaatcagaacgAGTTTTTGAGGACTGAAGAAGTGAAACAGCACGGGTTTGTCCTAATCAACAAACAGCCGAGGATTTGTACTTAGTTCCCAGCCTCGCTTCCTCGCCAACAAGGATGTTCTCACAAAGACAGTAGTGGCTCAATGTTGTTAATGTGTATGGAGCACCTGGGGACTGCTGGGAAGAAGCAGGATGAGaatctttttctttgtgaaCTGTTTTGTTTCATCTCCAGGAGGATTTCTAAGTCATACTAGAAGCAGTCTAGGGAGAAGCTGGAACATCTCTGATCATGTCCTTGTTTGCTCACAGCTAGGAAATCCTGCTCTGCTTCCTTGAAAGAAAACCCCAGCTATCAGGGCTGAAAATCTCCTGCTGTTTTGGACAGCCTGTCTTCCTAACTCCTCTGTGGAGTGCCTTCCTGTTCCAGGGGGTGCGCCCTGCTTCCTGATGCCCTGGGAATAGGCTGCCTCTGCTTGGTGAGCTCATTTTGTTTCAGTCTGGCGCTGGCAAATTAGTAAGAAACTTCAGCCATCATCCAGTGTGCACCAGAGATAAATAGCAGATTGGGCCTTGTTTGGCTGTAGTTTGCCCTAGAAATTCTACGTGTTTTTTTGCGTATCCTGGTTGTGGGCTCACAGTCCTGAGGGCCTGTGCAGGAAACGCAGGCCTTGGGGCAATGTTTGTATGAGTCTGATAGTTCTTGCTTTGAATTTCAGTTTTTTTGGCCTTGTTTGTCAGCAAATGGAGCTGGCGGTGTTTATGCCAGGTGGCTGGTTCCTATGCTGTTATCTAAAACACCACATAAATTTGTCTAATTGACAAGGGCTGTGTTGACCAGAGATGGCAGTAGGGGTACTCCCCTGTTCTGAGTCCCTGGTCTCCATAAAACTAGACTGAACTTCCTTTCCCAGAAGGAATTCTAAGTGGTTTTCCTGagtttttgcttatttttcctacTGTCATGTGGACAAGAATATCACTCCTAAAGCTCTTCCACTGTTTAATGTGGGCAGCTCTGTAAGGGTCCATATTAGTGCACAAAGCATTTTAAGTTCAAGGTAGTTATCTGTAACCTTGTTTTGGCCTGATGATAGCAGCAGCCTGTCCCTGTACAAACTACTGActgctctatttttttcctcttttttatgtAAAAGTAACAGAAATGTGGAACAAATGAATAAAATGGATTTCCTAAGTACTAGTCTGCAGAATAAATATCCTCAGTGGATGCTCACACAAAACCAAGAGGGAGTTTTGGGTGATAAAAAGGTAGGTCATCACATGGGGGAAATTTAGTCAGTTGCAGGCTGCTTAATAAAACAAGGTTGGTCCACAGGCTTTGAGTTACACCTGTGCCTCTGGTATTTGTGAGTGTTTACAGCTGTTTTTGTCCTATGAACTGTAATTTAGGGACTCCAGTGTCATTACTGGCTGAATTAATTTGTTCATGTCTCACTCTTCTTAATTAACCTCATGTATCGACCAGTGGCTGTTGCTATTATCTTTGTAGAAATTTCTTCCTGACATCTTGAATTTCAGTGGCAAAACTACCCAAGTGTAAGGAAGCTTTTGATGCATTGATTGCCTGGTATTATGGGCTGTACAGCAGCAAGGACTGGGCGGGGTGGTGGTTCATCTCTGTAACCTGAGACCTCAAAACGCTGTGACCTCGGGCTATAGCCTGGCAAGGGAGTTGGTTCTGGTaaggccccccagcccccagcttTCTACATTTGCACGTCTGGTATTCCAGAAGGTTTTGCAGCTCAGAGGTATTAACATTGATGGCTCATCGAGATTATGTCAATTTCTGGTGTTCCGAGAATCTTAATGTGTCCttggatgggtttttttcctgtatataTGAGCAGTTTCAGTATAAAACTTCCCACTGGAATGGCCCCCCCTTCCCCATAACATCTGAGACTGCCTTAACAATTAGAAAACTAATTAATGGGAACTGCTGAACTgagtcttctgcttttttctttctataagTGGGAGTAAAAGATTAGTAGTGTGGGTATTTAAAAAAGTCGGTTAAACCTAACATGGTTTTATTTGCTGTGGTGCAGCCCGTGTGCTGTGCCACCCTGCCTCAACCAGCTCTTTGAGGAAGGGTTTTGATTGTACTTGCACACTTCATTAAccagaggaaatattttgttgcgCAAGCATAAAATCAGGACTGCCTGTGTTTGTTTCAGAATCTCCCCCTTCTAGGCAACTTACTGTTTCTGGAACTGTATTAAAACTTTTGTGTATTGTGGCCTCTTCTGATGGACAAGATTGTTTCCTTCAAGTGTTATTGTGTGATGTTT from Phalacrocorax aristotelis chromosome 4, bGulAri2.1, whole genome shotgun sequence encodes the following:
- the PURG gene encoding purine-rich element-binding protein gamma isoform X1, whose product is MERGRGGGGGGGGRNLGGSGLHRSIYSQSQQQYHYPASSQGGCMEIQELASKRVDIQKKRFYLDVKQSSRGRFLKIAEVWIGRGRQDNIRKSKLTLSLSVAAELKDCLGDFIEHYAHLGLKSGHGHRHEHSNGKEQHPRRRQQHPPPSPPVSVGSEEHPHSVLKTEYIERDNRKYYLDLKENQRGRFLRIRQTMSRGPGIMGYFGHSLGQEQTIVLPAQGMIEFRDALVQLIEEYGEGDIEDRQGGGDEPPELPEGTSFRVDNKRFYFDVGSNRYGIFLKVSEVRPPYRNTITVPYKAWTRFGENFIKYEEEMRRIYNSHKEKRMDARGDSGEEQEGLE
- the PURG gene encoding purine-rich element-binding protein gamma isoform X5, which encodes MERGRGGGGGGGGRNLGGSGLHRSIYSQSQQQYHYPASSQGGCMEIQELASKRVDIQKKRFYLDVKQSSRGRFLKIAEVWIGRGRQDNIRKSKLTLSLSVAAELKDCLGDFIEHYAHLGLKSGHGHRHEHSNGKEQHPRRRQQHPPPSPPVSVGSEEHPHSVLKTEYIERDNRKYYLDLKENQRGRFLRIRQTMSRGPGIMGYFGHSLGQEQTIVLPAQGMIEFRDALVQLIEEYGEGDIEDRQGGGDEPPELPEGTSFRVDNKRFYFDVGSNRYGIFLKVIVICRAAEHPQLRHRCGSSPLLQIGPLMLLLRLKTKLFMCSLDKAESSSSLVLGFPRCWRRSWGGPLKSLSWVEGAPGASPALQPVGGLC
- the PURG gene encoding purine-rich element-binding protein gamma isoform X2 — encoded protein: MERGRGGGGGGGGRNLGGSGLHRSIYSQSQQQYHYPASSQGGCMEIQELASKRVDIQKKRFYLDVKQSSRGRFLKIAEVWIGRGRQDNIRKSKLTLSLSVAAELKDCLGDFIEHYAHLGLKSGHGHRHEHSNGKEQHPRRRQQHPPPSPPVSVGSEEHPHSVLKTEYIERDNRKYYLDLKENQRGRFLRIRQTMSRGPGIMGYFGHSLGQEQTIVLPAQGMIEFRDALVQLIEEYGEGDIEDRQGGGDEPPELPEGTSFRVDNKRFYFDVGSNRKQRASTFAPGGDFVPFTPRQLLWQPSLSSSDPSLRALR
- the PURG gene encoding purine-rich element-binding protein gamma isoform X3 produces the protein MERGRGGGGGGGGRNLGGSGLHRSIYSQSQQQYHYPASSQGGCMEIQELASKRVDIQKKRFYLDVKQSSRGRFLKIAEVWIGRGRQDNIRKSKLTLSLSVAAELKDCLGDFIEHYAHLGLKSGHGHRHEHSNGKEQHPRRRQQHPPPSPPVSVGSEEHPHSVLKTEYIERDNRKYYLDLKENQRGRFLRIRQTMSRGPGIMGYFGHSLGQEQTIVLPAQGMIEFRDALVQLIEEYGEGDIEDRQGGGDEPPELPEGTSFRVDNKRFYFDVGSNRFLNTPKVFIPLIRTAICKGTQLPPRTASLPRHQ
- the PURG gene encoding purine-rich element-binding protein gamma isoform X4 → MERGRGGGGGGGGRNLGGSGLHRSIYSQSQQQYHYPASSQGGCMEIQELASKRVDIQKKRFYLDVKQSSRGRFLKIAEVWIGRGRQDNIRKSKLTLSLSVAAELKDCLGDFIEHYAHLGLKSGHGHRHEHSNGKEQHPRRRQQHPPPSPPVSVGSEEHPHSVLKTEYIERDNRKYYLDLKENQRGRFLRIRQTMSRGPGIMGYFGHSLGQEQTIVLPAQGMIEFRDALVQLIEEYGEGDIEDRQGGGDEPPELPEGTSFRVDNKRFYFDVGSNRQPAAS